A genomic stretch from Novosphingobium resinovorum includes:
- a CDS encoding OmpA family protein, translating to MRLIGPMPQDCRSLLPQGARGTFQDWRVFVELEHCDRIKRLRRIAEILPPDEQPMFYETRLPAWRLPSNIATDVPVLRVVFPERTFFDTDSSRLRPEAIEIAALIAENLRKEPPDVALFVAGHADARGAREYNEALSVDRSNAIAEQIFQFGVSLTSIWRIGFGEDMPLVAGNDEGAFARNRRIEFLFAAKPEAMATWLADNQLDNLCQARNRSDAERCKASLSLKADYTVREVVQAPARANLAVKRSPAARIAPGSNPLGSVAPSSPTTIGVKPKPARTISINPQRRSAGNIQLNL from the coding sequence ATGCGTCTGATCGGACCGATGCCACAGGACTGCCGATCGCTCTTGCCACAGGGGGCACGCGGCACGTTTCAGGACTGGCGCGTTTTCGTCGAACTCGAGCATTGCGACCGCATCAAGCGATTACGTCGCATCGCCGAAATCCTACCCCCCGACGAACAGCCGATGTTCTATGAGACGCGGCTGCCGGCCTGGCGTCTGCCGTCAAACATTGCCACGGATGTCCCTGTACTGCGGGTCGTCTTTCCCGAACGCACCTTTTTCGATACCGATTCCTCAAGGTTGCGCCCCGAGGCCATCGAGATCGCTGCCCTCATCGCAGAAAATCTGCGTAAAGAGCCCCCAGATGTTGCGCTTTTCGTTGCCGGGCACGCCGATGCGCGGGGAGCGCGCGAGTACAATGAAGCGCTATCGGTCGATCGGTCGAATGCCATTGCCGAACAGATTTTCCAGTTCGGGGTAAGCCTCACGTCAATCTGGCGCATAGGTTTTGGCGAGGACATGCCGCTGGTCGCCGGCAACGACGAGGGCGCGTTTGCCCGCAACCGGCGCATCGAGTTTCTCTTTGCGGCGAAGCCCGAGGCTATGGCAACCTGGCTTGCCGACAACCAGCTCGACAATCTGTGCCAGGCACGCAACCGATCCGACGCGGAACGATGCAAGGCGAGCCTTTCGCTGAAAGCCGACTACACAGTTCGCGAAGTCGTCCAGGCACCAGCGCGGGCCAACCTTGCAGTGAAGCGATCGCCGGCAGCAAGGATCGCACCTGGCTCGAATCCACTAGGCAGCGTCGCACCCTCAAGCCCGACGACGATCGGCGTCAAACCGAAACCGGCACGCACCATCAGCATCAATCCCCAGCGCCGCAGCGCAGGGAACATTCAACTCAATCTCTGA
- a CDS encoding SDR family oxidoreductase — MKLTGNTIFITGGTSGIGRALAEALHKRGNQVIISGRRRALLDEVTAANPGMAAIELDITDPASIAHAAEAVMRDFPATNVLLNNAGIMPFDDAAAKIDDGMALGLVTTNLLGPIRMTSALIEQLKAQPEATILYTTSVLAFVPLATNAIYSATKAALHSYALSQRFQLRDSSVRVQEIAPPWVDTDLIYKSGDPRAMPLDDFIEQTLVALEMDDPEVLVDAVKPLRDNPGAQEHALVYAFNQSVADNPIPVAA, encoded by the coding sequence ATGAAACTCACCGGCAACACCATCTTCATCACTGGCGGCACCAGCGGCATCGGCCGCGCCCTGGCCGAAGCGCTGCATAAGCGCGGCAACCAGGTCATCATCTCCGGGCGCCGCCGCGCTCTGCTGGACGAAGTCACGGCCGCCAATCCCGGCATGGCTGCGATCGAACTGGATATCACCGACCCGGCCAGCATCGCTCATGCCGCCGAAGCGGTCATGCGCGATTTCCCAGCGACCAATGTGCTGCTGAACAATGCGGGGATCATGCCTTTCGACGATGCGGCAGCAAAAATCGACGACGGCATGGCACTGGGGCTCGTCACTACCAATCTGCTGGGACCGATCCGCATGACATCGGCGCTGATCGAACAGCTCAAGGCTCAGCCCGAAGCCACTATCCTCTATACCACCAGCGTGCTTGCCTTTGTGCCACTCGCGACGAACGCCATCTATTCGGCAACCAAGGCAGCGCTGCATTCTTACGCTCTGTCACAGCGCTTCCAACTTCGCGACAGCAGCGTGCGGGTCCAAGAGATCGCTCCGCCATGGGTCGATACCGACCTGATCTACAAAAGCGGTGATCCGCGCGCGATGCCGCTCGACGACTTCATCGAACAGACGCTGGTGGCGCTTGAAATGGATGATCCAGAAGTGCTGGTCGATGCGGTAAAGCCGCTGCGCGACAATCCTGGCGCGCAGGAACATGCGCTGGTTTATGCTTTCAATCAAAGCGTTGCGGATAATCCAATCCCGGTCGCGGCATGA
- a CDS encoding carboxymuconolactone decarboxylase family protein: protein MSTITPLSDADATPDTAAIFREAKARMGKVPNLFRVMAQAPAVLDVYWDGRGALAEGVIPAKVQEQIAIAVAAANGCDYCLAAHTGAGRAAGLSATDLADAQRGEASDGHAATILALALDVNADHGRAGTAVLDRARASGLSDAEILETIAHVAVSILTNSINNIVGTSLDFPRVARVGTTAA from the coding sequence ATGTCGACCATTACTCCTCTTTCCGATGCCGATGCCACGCCCGACACCGCCGCCATCTTCCGCGAGGCGAAGGCCCGGATGGGCAAGGTGCCCAACCTCTTCCGTGTCATGGCACAGGCCCCGGCTGTGCTGGATGTCTACTGGGATGGACGCGGCGCGCTCGCCGAGGGCGTGATCCCCGCAAAGGTTCAGGAACAGATCGCCATTGCCGTCGCAGCTGCCAATGGCTGCGACTATTGCCTTGCCGCCCACACGGGGGCCGGGCGTGCGGCGGGCCTGTCCGCGACCGACCTCGCCGATGCCCAGCGCGGCGAGGCCAGTGATGGCCATGCCGCAACGATCCTTGCGCTGGCGCTGGACGTGAACGCCGATCATGGGCGCGCTGGCACGGCCGTTCTGGATCGGGCCCGGGCCTCCGGCCTGAGCGACGCCGAGATACTGGAAACGATCGCCCATGTCGCGGTCAGCATCCTGACCAACAGCATCAACAACATCGTCGGCACCAGCCTCGACTTCCCGCGCGTCGCTCGCGTCGGAACTACCGCCGCCTGA
- a CDS encoding SDR family NAD(P)-dependent oxidoreductase: MSHGTALITGASSGIGAIYADRLARRGYDLILVARNQGKLQSLAASLSDETGRAVEVIAADLGDSADLARVEAVLRSDASITMLVNNAGVGTHSSLLESDVDRMEAMVRLNVTAPMRLAYAAAPAFVARERGAIINIASIVAITPETLNGVYGGSKTFVQAFSQSLHKELGDKGVRIQSVLPGATATDFWAIGGLPVENLPTEIVMRAEDMVDAALVGFDRGELSTIPALADGALWDAFEAARAALGPQLPASTPAARFGLAARTAA, encoded by the coding sequence ATGTCGCATGGAACTGCCCTCATCACCGGCGCATCCAGCGGGATCGGCGCCATCTATGCCGATCGCCTCGCCCGTCGCGGTTACGACCTGATCCTGGTTGCGCGCAACCAAGGCAAGCTGCAATCACTCGCCGCCAGCCTCTCTGACGAAACCGGCCGCGCGGTCGAGGTTATCGCGGCTGACCTTGGCGACAGCGCAGACCTCGCCCGGGTCGAGGCGGTGCTGCGCAGCGACGCCAGCATCACCATGCTGGTCAACAATGCCGGTGTCGGGACGCACAGCAGCCTGCTGGAAAGCGATGTCGACCGCATGGAGGCGATGGTCCGGCTCAACGTCACCGCCCCCATGCGGCTGGCCTATGCCGCCGCTCCCGCCTTTGTGGCGCGCGAACGGGGCGCGATTATCAACATTGCCTCGATCGTGGCCATTACGCCTGAAACACTGAACGGCGTCTATGGCGGCTCAAAGACCTTCGTTCAGGCCTTCAGCCAGTCGCTTCACAAGGAACTGGGTGACAAGGGTGTCCGTATCCAGTCGGTCCTGCCCGGCGCCACCGCCACTGATTTCTGGGCAATCGGCGGTCTGCCGGTCGAAAACCTGCCTACGGAAATCGTGATGCGCGCCGAGGACATGGTCGATGCCGCGCTGGTCGGGTTCGATCGCGGCGAGCTCAGCACGATCCCTGCGCTCGCCGACGGCGCCCTCTGGGATGCGTTCGAAGCCGCCCGCGCCGCTCTTGGCCCCCAGTTGCCCGCCAGCACGCCCGCCGCCCGCTTCGGCCTTGCCGCCCGCACAGCGGCCTGA
- a CDS encoding GlxA family transcriptional regulator encodes MPHVAMVLTPGFQFLALGVQAAFELANVVVEEPFYTLGIYSIDGGPVASSSGFDVPTVPLGKAGPVDTLLLMAGLMPPPLQDAKALFALHAAALPARRIAGLCTGAFLLAQMGLLDGRRATTHWAYARMMRDGFPNIRVEEDRIFINEGSVWTSAGLTAGLDVVVAMVEKDLGADVARSVARRLVMHHRRAGGQSQHSEMLDLAPSSDRIQKALVHARSHLQNPLTVEELAEVAALSPRQFSRAFRAETGQSPAKAVEQLRLEAARLLLEDTRHSLEAVAREVGFIDLRRMREVFMRNYGQPPQALRRLMRTA; translated from the coding sequence ATGCCGCATGTCGCGATGGTGCTGACACCGGGCTTCCAGTTTCTGGCGTTGGGCGTGCAGGCTGCCTTCGAACTCGCCAATGTCGTGGTGGAAGAACCTTTCTACACGCTCGGCATCTACTCGATTGACGGCGGGCCGGTCGCCTCATCCAGTGGGTTCGATGTGCCAACTGTGCCTCTTGGCAAGGCCGGGCCGGTCGATACGCTTCTGTTGATGGCTGGCTTGATGCCGCCGCCGTTGCAGGATGCGAAAGCTCTGTTCGCGCTTCATGCCGCCGCGCTGCCCGCACGGCGCATTGCCGGGCTTTGCACCGGCGCCTTTCTGCTGGCGCAGATGGGGCTGCTCGATGGCCGCCGCGCCACGACGCATTGGGCCTATGCGCGGATGATGCGCGATGGCTTTCCGAATATCCGCGTCGAGGAGGATCGCATATTCATCAACGAGGGATCTGTCTGGACATCGGCCGGACTGACCGCTGGGCTGGATGTCGTGGTCGCCATGGTGGAGAAGGATCTGGGGGCGGACGTCGCGCGATCGGTTGCCCGCCGGCTGGTGATGCATCACCGCCGCGCTGGCGGCCAATCGCAGCACAGCGAGATGCTGGACCTGGCTCCCAGCAGTGATCGCATCCAGAAGGCCCTCGTTCACGCCCGCAGTCATCTGCAAAATCCCCTGACGGTCGAGGAACTGGCAGAGGTGGCGGCACTTTCCCCACGCCAGTTCAGCCGGGCCTTCCGTGCAGAAACCGGGCAGTCGCCGGCCAAGGCTGTCGAACAGCTTAGGCTCGAGGCGGCCCGGCTTCTGCTGGAAGATACGCGCCACAGCCTGGAAGCGGTGGCGCGTGAGGTTGGCTTCATCGATCTGCGCCGTATGCGCGAGGTGTTCATGCGCAACTATGGACAGCCGCCTCAGGCCCTGCGCCGGTTGATGCGCACGGCCTGA
- a CDS encoding putative quinol monooxygenase has product MNDAAADATVHLVARLVPQVGKADELARAIKAILPQVRSEPGCIAYLAHESRDEPGVIVMIEAWADQAALDTHAAAPAFTGLAARFEHLLAAPPSLERLRRIG; this is encoded by the coding sequence ATGAATGATGCGGCGGCCGATGCCACCGTGCATCTAGTCGCGCGCCTGGTGCCGCAGGTGGGCAAGGCGGACGAACTGGCGCGCGCGATCAAGGCGATATTGCCACAGGTCCGCTCAGAGCCCGGCTGCATCGCCTATCTCGCCCATGAGAGCCGCGATGAGCCGGGCGTGATCGTCATGATCGAGGCATGGGCGGATCAGGCTGCGCTGGATACCCATGCCGCTGCACCAGCCTTTACCGGGCTTGCCGCTCGCTTCGAGCACCTGCTCGCTGCGCCGCCGTCACTTGAGCGATTGCGGCGGATCGGTTGA
- a CDS encoding zinc-binding alcohol dehydrogenase family protein: MRAIAYHQAGVLDRPDALVDVELPRPVAAGRDLLVAVQAVSVNPVDTKVRAGAPPFEGRAERILGWDAAGIVEAVGPDVTRFKVGDPVFYAGNIARDGSNAQYQLVDERIVGRAPSALSVAEAAALPLTAITAWEALFDRLRVQDKVGQEPANLLIIGGAGGVGSVAIQIARAGTDLTVIATASRPETQDWVRGLGAHHVIDHSQPMAPQIAALGLDAPAFVFSTTHTDHHLADIAELIAPQGRFALIDDPASLDIIAFKRKAVSVHWELMFTRSLFDTPDVAEQGRLLDEVAKLVDQGAIRTTLTQTLSPINAANLIAAHRQIESATTRGKIVLEGWQHE; the protein is encoded by the coding sequence ATGCGTGCCATTGCTTATCATCAGGCGGGCGTCCTCGACCGACCAGACGCGCTCGTGGATGTCGAATTGCCACGTCCCGTTGCCGCAGGCCGCGATCTGCTGGTTGCGGTGCAGGCGGTATCGGTAAATCCCGTCGATACCAAGGTCCGCGCCGGTGCCCCGCCCTTTGAGGGCAGAGCAGAGCGCATATTGGGCTGGGACGCGGCGGGCATCGTCGAGGCCGTTGGTCCGGATGTCACCCGTTTCAAGGTCGGCGACCCGGTTTTCTACGCCGGAAACATCGCCCGCGATGGCAGCAATGCCCAGTATCAACTCGTCGACGAGCGCATTGTTGGACGCGCGCCCTCCGCGCTTTCAGTGGCCGAAGCCGCCGCCTTGCCGCTGACCGCGATCACCGCCTGGGAGGCATTGTTCGATCGCCTGCGGGTGCAGGACAAGGTGGGACAAGAGCCGGCCAACCTGCTGATCATCGGTGGCGCGGGCGGCGTCGGCTCGGTTGCGATCCAGATCGCACGGGCGGGAACCGACCTCACGGTCATCGCCACTGCCTCGCGCCCCGAAACGCAGGACTGGGTACGCGGCCTGGGCGCGCATCATGTCATCGACCATAGCCAGCCCATGGCACCGCAGATCGCGGCTCTTGGGCTTGATGCACCAGCCTTCGTCTTCTCGACCACGCATACCGACCACCATCTGGCCGACATTGCCGAACTGATCGCGCCGCAGGGGCGCTTCGCGCTCATCGACGATCCCGCCAGCCTCGACATTATCGCTTTCAAGCGGAAAGCCGTTTCGGTCCATTGGGAACTGATGTTCACCCGCTCGCTGTTCGATACGCCCGATGTCGCAGAACAGGGGCGGCTGCTCGACGAGGTCGCCAAGCTGGTGGATCAGGGCGCGATCAGGACCACGCTGACCCAGACATTGTCGCCGATCAATGCGGCCAATCTGATCGCCGCCCACCGCCAGATCGAAAGCGCGACCACGCGCGGCAAGATCGTCCTGGAAGGCTGGCAGCATGAATGA
- a CDS encoding winged helix-turn-helix transcriptional regulator, whose translation MAKLRHSRLDCAPGCAVEAAISLIDGKWKAVTLYHLQDGPVRFNELRRRSGSVTQRMLTNQLRELETDGLIEREVFAQVPPRVEYRLSERGGTLLPIIEALKTWGDANMDLFARR comes from the coding sequence TTGGCCAAGCTGCGCCATTCCCGCCTGGACTGCGCGCCCGGCTGCGCGGTGGAGGCCGCCATCAGCCTGATCGACGGCAAGTGGAAGGCGGTGACCCTTTATCATCTGCAGGACGGGCCCGTCCGTTTCAACGAGTTGCGGCGTCGTAGCGGAAGCGTGACGCAGCGCATGCTCACGAACCAACTGCGCGAACTGGAAACCGATGGACTGATCGAGCGCGAGGTATTCGCGCAAGTGCCGCCCCGGGTGGAATATCGCCTTTCGGAGCGTGGAGGCACCCTTCTACCGATAATCGAGGCGCTCAAGACATGGGGCGATGCGAACATGGATTTGTTCGCTCGGCGATAG
- a CDS encoding ATP-binding protein, with protein MFTAPIFDLTPTKTAFPFLQGGGVCAELIADRDWSTSSLGPIAQWPQCLTSALSLLLRSRVPMVMMWGQIGVMLYNDAYSNFAGGRHPDSLGSAVRESWPEVAAFNDAVIRKGLSGETAHYRDQQMTLLRNGAPEQVWMDLDYSPVPDAEGNPAGVICILSETTERVAAQRRSAFLLSLSDDLRSLKTPAEITNLAAIRVGELLDASRVFYAEITSSGMMTVERDYSRSVGSIAGVHSLASFGPDLLAAYRNGAPVVVYDVPGDDRLSAPAREGLTAREVGAFIDVVLFEEEQWVGLLAVQNATPRVWSQAEEMLVQEVGERVKSAIERARAERDRLWDLSQDMLARADFAGMMSAVNPAWTRVLGWSENDLLTREYTAIIHPDDVAHSLEVIARMAQSREPARFENRIAAQGGSWKSIEWTAAPEPDGINFVAVGRDLTETNARKIELEAAQEALRHSQKLEAIGQLTGGIAHDFNNMLTGIVGSLDLIQRNIAAGRFDRVDRYINAGNASAQRAAALTSRLLAFGRRQSLDLKPTDINGLVSGMSELLERTLGEQTVLETHFQADLWAASTDTNQLESALLNLCINARDAMPDGGRLIIETDNTYLDEHYTRDHPGLEPGQYVILSVSDTGIGMAPSTIEKVFEPFFTTKPVGQGTGLGLSMIYGFAQQSGGHVRIYSELGFGTTVKLFVPRSHGEKEVVKRREAQFPLGSGEAVMVVEDDPSVRLVVTEVLRELCYNAIEATDATSALPLLQSDERIDLLVTDVGLPGMNGRQLAEIAREVRPALKVLFITGYAQNAAIRSDFLGGGMDMMTKPFAADALALKVHDMIIGVPSA; from the coding sequence GGACAGATCGGCGTCATGCTCTACAATGATGCCTATTCGAACTTCGCAGGTGGTCGCCACCCGGATTCTCTCGGCTCAGCAGTTCGTGAAAGCTGGCCCGAGGTCGCCGCGTTCAACGATGCAGTGATCAGGAAAGGTCTTTCAGGCGAGACCGCGCACTACCGCGACCAGCAAATGACGCTGCTGCGCAATGGAGCACCCGAGCAGGTCTGGATGGATCTCGACTACTCGCCAGTTCCCGATGCAGAGGGAAATCCTGCGGGCGTCATCTGCATCCTCTCCGAGACGACCGAACGGGTTGCGGCGCAGCGGCGCAGCGCGTTCCTCCTTTCCCTCTCCGACGATCTGCGGTCGCTCAAAACGCCCGCCGAGATCACCAATCTTGCCGCAATTCGCGTCGGTGAACTGCTCGATGCCAGCCGGGTCTTCTATGCCGAGATCACGAGCAGCGGCATGATGACCGTTGAGCGCGATTATTCACGCAGTGTCGGCTCGATCGCGGGCGTCCATTCGCTTGCCTCGTTTGGGCCTGATCTGCTGGCTGCCTATCGCAACGGGGCTCCGGTGGTCGTCTATGATGTCCCCGGCGACGATCGGCTGAGTGCCCCCGCTCGCGAAGGCCTGACTGCCAGGGAGGTCGGCGCTTTCATCGACGTTGTGTTGTTCGAGGAGGAGCAGTGGGTGGGTCTCCTCGCGGTGCAGAACGCGACGCCGCGCGTCTGGAGCCAGGCGGAGGAGATGCTCGTCCAGGAAGTCGGCGAGCGCGTCAAATCGGCCATCGAACGTGCCCGTGCGGAGCGCGATCGGCTATGGGATTTGTCGCAGGATATGCTTGCGCGCGCGGACTTCGCAGGAATGATGTCGGCGGTGAATCCCGCCTGGACGCGGGTGCTGGGCTGGAGTGAGAACGATCTGCTTACCCGCGAGTATACCGCCATCATCCATCCGGACGATGTGGCACATTCACTGGAGGTCATCGCGCGGATGGCGCAATCACGTGAGCCTGCACGCTTCGAAAACCGCATCGCCGCGCAGGGCGGCAGTTGGAAAAGCATCGAATGGACCGCCGCACCGGAACCCGATGGCATCAACTTCGTAGCGGTTGGCCGCGATCTCACCGAAACCAATGCGCGCAAGATTGAGCTGGAGGCTGCGCAGGAGGCTCTGCGGCACAGCCAGAAGTTGGAAGCAATAGGACAGTTGACCGGCGGCATCGCGCACGACTTCAACAACATGCTCACCGGGATCGTCGGCAGTCTCGATCTGATCCAGCGCAATATCGCTGCCGGCAGGTTTGACCGGGTCGATCGATACATCAATGCCGGTAATGCTTCCGCTCAGCGCGCGGCTGCGCTCACGTCGCGACTGCTGGCGTTCGGCAGACGGCAATCACTCGATCTGAAACCTACAGACATCAATGGTCTGGTCTCCGGCATGAGCGAGTTGCTCGAGCGGACACTCGGCGAGCAGACGGTGTTGGAGACGCATTTCCAGGCCGATCTGTGGGCAGCTTCCACCGACACCAACCAGCTTGAAAGTGCGTTGCTCAATTTGTGCATCAACGCCCGAGATGCGATGCCCGACGGTGGCCGCCTCATCATCGAGACCGACAATACCTATCTTGATGAACATTACACCCGAGATCATCCGGGCCTTGAGCCAGGCCAGTACGTAATCCTGAGCGTCAGCGACACCGGGATCGGTATGGCCCCATCGACGATCGAAAAGGTGTTCGAGCCGTTCTTCACAACCAAACCTGTCGGTCAGGGCACCGGACTTGGCCTCTCGATGATCTACGGCTTTGCCCAGCAGTCAGGTGGACATGTTCGTATTTACAGCGAGCTTGGCTTTGGGACCACGGTCAAGCTGTTCGTACCTCGCAGCCATGGCGAAAAGGAAGTCGTGAAGCGGCGCGAGGCCCAGTTCCCGCTCGGGAGCGGTGAGGCCGTAATGGTCGTAGAGGATGATCCTTCGGTGCGCCTCGTCGTTACTGAAGTCCTTCGTGAACTATGCTACAACGCCATCGAGGCCACCGACGCAACATCGGCCCTTCCACTGCTGCAATCGGACGAACGCATCGATCTTCTGGTCACCGATGTCGGTCTGCCGGGAATGAACGGCCGCCAATTGGCGGAGATCGCCCGCGAGGTACGACCAGCGCTCAAAGTGCTTTTTATCACCGGATACGCGCAGAATGCCGCGATACGATCCGACTTTCTAGGTGGGGGCATGGACATGATGACAAAGCCGTTTGCAGCGGACGCATTGGCATTGAAGGTCCACGACATGATCATTGGCGTCCCTTCTGCTTGA